The following are encoded together in the Mastacembelus armatus chromosome 6, fMasArm1.2, whole genome shotgun sequence genome:
- the fam169b gene encoding protein FAM169B isoform X1: MYPVDLPAVDGTGLTSESKQYISSLESSPTMPNNEWFELSPTSKVAITPSNVRHLQLFEDDQPTCTVAALHSPGDPAQVVALYLHEKWWHVDDVLRTSSRSRSGLVLVRSLMERVIMFLLSQVVEQSSQEEALFSLHPRTESCKLLWRDGQAVGFYTIKHKGNLCDSWSGSCYQLSVLDTMLVRRSCRRRGFGLQMLEDFCSSFPTEQFLGVSSPLSPSMVAVCRRFLQQHKEHRERLYEVEAPGGWIQRRNIWLIIQLGINKKISPTFGETMRDDTEISSEGSSEQQIKHCDPSQGGHSLSNKISGTGCSPAAHAAELD, encoded by the exons ATGTACCCCGTAGATCTTCCAGCTGTGGATGGCACTGGTCTGACGTCAGAATCCAAGCAGTACATCTCTTCTCTGGAGTCAAGCCCTACTATGCCTAATAATGAGTGGTTTGAGTTATCACCGACCTCAAAG GTGGCCATAACACCAAGCAATGTAAGGCACTTGCAGCTCTTTGAAGACGACCAACCTACCTGCACAGTGGCAGCACTTCACTCCCCTGGTGATCCAGCACAAG TGGTAGCTTTATACCTGCATGAGAAGTGGTGGCACGTGGATGATGTCTTACGCACATCCAGCAGATCCAGAAGTGGCTTGGTGTTG GTGCGTTCACTTATGGAGAGGGTGATTATGTTCCTGCTCAGTCAGGTAGTGGAGCAGTCTTCACAGGAGGAGGCGTTGTTCTCCCTGCATCCCCGCACGGAGAGCTGCAAGCTGCTGTGGAGAGATGGCCAGGCAGTCGGCTTCTACACCATCAAACACAAAG GCAACCTGTGTGACAGCTGGAGCGGCTCCTGCTACCAGTTGTCTGTTCTGGATACAATGCTGgtgaggaggagctgcaggagaAGAGGCTTTGGCCTTCAGATGCTAGAGGACTTCTGCTCCTCATTCCCCACAGAGCAGTTTCTGGGAGTCAGCTCTCCGTTATCACCAAGCATGGTGGCAG TGTGCAGGaggtttctgcagcagcacaaggAACATAGGGAGCGTCTGTATGAGGTGGAGGCTCCAGGCGGATGGATTCAACGTCGAAACATCTGGCTCATCATCCAGCTAG GTATTAATAAGAAGATTAGCCCAACATTTGGAGAAACCATGAGAGATGACACAGAGATCTCATCTGAAG GCTCTTCTgaacaacaaatcaaacactgTGATCCAAGCCAAGGAGGACACTCCCTAAGCAACAAGATCTCTGGAACAGGATGTAGCCCTGCAGCTCATGCTGCTGAGCTGGACTAA
- the fam169b gene encoding protein FAM169B isoform X3 has product MYPVDLPAVDGTGLTSESKQYISSLESSPTMPNNEWFELSPTSKVAITPSNVRHLQLFEDDQPTCTVAALHSPGDPAQVVALYLHEKWWHVDDVLRTSSRSRSGLVLVRSLMERVIMFLLSQVVEQSSQEEALFSLHPRTESCKLLWRDGQAVGFYTIKHKGNLCDSWSGSCYQLSVLDTMLVRRSCRRRGFGLQMLEDFCSSFPTEQFLGVSSPLSPSMVAVCRRFLQQHKEHRERLYEVEAPGGWIQRRNIWLIIQLGINKKISPTFGETMRDDTEISSEG; this is encoded by the exons ATGTACCCCGTAGATCTTCCAGCTGTGGATGGCACTGGTCTGACGTCAGAATCCAAGCAGTACATCTCTTCTCTGGAGTCAAGCCCTACTATGCCTAATAATGAGTGGTTTGAGTTATCACCGACCTCAAAG GTGGCCATAACACCAAGCAATGTAAGGCACTTGCAGCTCTTTGAAGACGACCAACCTACCTGCACAGTGGCAGCACTTCACTCCCCTGGTGATCCAGCACAAG TGGTAGCTTTATACCTGCATGAGAAGTGGTGGCACGTGGATGATGTCTTACGCACATCCAGCAGATCCAGAAGTGGCTTGGTGTTG GTGCGTTCACTTATGGAGAGGGTGATTATGTTCCTGCTCAGTCAGGTAGTGGAGCAGTCTTCACAGGAGGAGGCGTTGTTCTCCCTGCATCCCCGCACGGAGAGCTGCAAGCTGCTGTGGAGAGATGGCCAGGCAGTCGGCTTCTACACCATCAAACACAAAG GCAACCTGTGTGACAGCTGGAGCGGCTCCTGCTACCAGTTGTCTGTTCTGGATACAATGCTGgtgaggaggagctgcaggagaAGAGGCTTTGGCCTTCAGATGCTAGAGGACTTCTGCTCCTCATTCCCCACAGAGCAGTTTCTGGGAGTCAGCTCTCCGTTATCACCAAGCATGGTGGCAG TGTGCAGGaggtttctgcagcagcacaaggAACATAGGGAGCGTCTGTATGAGGTGGAGGCTCCAGGCGGATGGATTCAACGTCGAAACATCTGGCTCATCATCCAGCTAG GTATTAATAAGAAGATTAGCCCAACATTTGGAGAAACCATGAGAGATGACACAGAGATCTCATCTGAAG
- the fam169b gene encoding protein FAM169B isoform X2 gives MEAGFPLQSAQVAITPSNVRHLQLFEDDQPTCTVAALHSPGDPAQVVALYLHEKWWHVDDVLRTSSRSRSGLVLVRSLMERVIMFLLSQVVEQSSQEEALFSLHPRTESCKLLWRDGQAVGFYTIKHKGNLCDSWSGSCYQLSVLDTMLVRRSCRRRGFGLQMLEDFCSSFPTEQFLGVSSPLSPSMVAVCRRFLQQHKEHRERLYEVEAPGGWIQRRNIWLIIQLGINKKISPTFGETMRDDTEISSEGSSEQQIKHCDPSQGGHSLSNKISGTGCSPAAHAAELD, from the exons ATGGAAGCTGGTTTTCCACTGCAATCTGCACAGGTGGCCATAACACCAAGCAATGTAAGGCACTTGCAGCTCTTTGAAGACGACCAACCTACCTGCACAGTGGCAGCACTTCACTCCCCTGGTGATCCAGCACAAG TGGTAGCTTTATACCTGCATGAGAAGTGGTGGCACGTGGATGATGTCTTACGCACATCCAGCAGATCCAGAAGTGGCTTGGTGTTG GTGCGTTCACTTATGGAGAGGGTGATTATGTTCCTGCTCAGTCAGGTAGTGGAGCAGTCTTCACAGGAGGAGGCGTTGTTCTCCCTGCATCCCCGCACGGAGAGCTGCAAGCTGCTGTGGAGAGATGGCCAGGCAGTCGGCTTCTACACCATCAAACACAAAG GCAACCTGTGTGACAGCTGGAGCGGCTCCTGCTACCAGTTGTCTGTTCTGGATACAATGCTGgtgaggaggagctgcaggagaAGAGGCTTTGGCCTTCAGATGCTAGAGGACTTCTGCTCCTCATTCCCCACAGAGCAGTTTCTGGGAGTCAGCTCTCCGTTATCACCAAGCATGGTGGCAG TGTGCAGGaggtttctgcagcagcacaaggAACATAGGGAGCGTCTGTATGAGGTGGAGGCTCCAGGCGGATGGATTCAACGTCGAAACATCTGGCTCATCATCCAGCTAG GTATTAATAAGAAGATTAGCCCAACATTTGGAGAAACCATGAGAGATGACACAGAGATCTCATCTGAAG GCTCTTCTgaacaacaaatcaaacactgTGATCCAAGCCAAGGAGGACACTCCCTAAGCAACAAGATCTCTGGAACAGGATGTAGCCCTGCAGCTCATGCTGCTGAGCTGGACTAA